A region of Sesamum indicum cultivar Zhongzhi No. 13 linkage group LG7, S_indicum_v1.0, whole genome shotgun sequence DNA encodes the following proteins:
- the LOC105166352 gene encoding probable purine permease 5 encodes MQEPFLMSDMEAPRPKTFRDKLDALRAMAWDAYKSKPISHWILLTLSSLAMLVAFPASSLLSRVYYSNGGTSKWIISWVAVAGWPIPALVLIPMYSILGIFPTPLNLKLVLSYVALGFLSAADNLMYAYGYAYLPASTASLLGSTSLVFTAFFGYLLVKNKINASTINATFVITAAMAIIALDSDSDRYGNVTESQYIMGFIWNILGSLLHGLIFALSELVFIKFLGRRSFHVVLEQQVMVSLFGFLFTTIGLIVSKDYELMASEAKTFKGGRSSYLSVLIWGVVSFQVGILGGTAVLFLASTVLAGVLNSVRVPLTSIAAIILLHDPMSGFKILSLIITFWGFASYIYGNYPQSEDSS; translated from the exons ATGCAGGAACCATTTCTAATGTCAG ACATGGAAGCCCCCCGCCCGAAAACATTTCGGGACAAACTTGATGCTTTGAGGGCTATGGCTTGGGATGCATATAAAAGCAAGCCGATTTCCCATTGGATTCTTTTGACTCTAAGCAGTTTGGCAATGCTTGTGGCGTTCCCCGCCTCGTCCCTTCTGTCGCGTGTTTATTACTCCAACGGTGGGACGAGCAAGTGGATCATCTCTTGGGTGGCGGTAGCCGGATGGCCAATTCCTGCATTGGTTTTAATTCCTATGTACTCTATTTTGGGAATATTCCCGACTCCTCTGAACTTAAAACTTGTTCTATCTTATGTTGCTTTGGGTTTCTTAAGTGCTGCTGACAACCTCATGTACGCGTATGGATATGCATATCTTCCAGCGTCTACTGCTTCTCTATTGGGATCGACATCCCTGGTATTTACTGCGTTCTTTGGATATCTTCTGGTCAAGAATAAGATCAACGCTTCAACCATAAACGCCACGTTTGTCATTACTGCTGCAATGGCTATCATTGCGCTGGATTCAGATTCTGACAGATATGGAAATGTTACAGAGAGTCAATACATAATGGGGTTTATATGGAACATATTGGGATCTTTGCTGCACGGCCTCATATTTGCTCTATCAGAGttggtttttataaaatttctggGAAGAAGATCGTTCCATGTAGTTCTTGAGCAGCAAGTGATGGTTTCTCTATTCGGTTTTCTGTTCACAACCATTGGCCTCATAGTGAGCAAAGACTATGAACTGATGGCCTCCGAGGCGAAAACTTTCAAAGGTGGTAGAAGTTCGTATCTCTCGGTTCTGATTTGGGGAGTCGTTTCTTTTCAAGTGGGGATTCTGGGAGGCACCGCCGTGCTGTTTTTAGCATCGACTGTGCTAGCCGGCGTCCTCAATTCTGTAAGGGTACCCCTCACAAGCATTGCAGCCATTATACTTCTGCATGATCCGATGAGTGGTTTCAAGATCCTGTCTCTGATCATCACCTTCTGGGGATTCGCTTCTTACATATATGGGAATTACCCTCAGAGTGAAGATTCATCATGA